A single genomic interval of Lathyrus oleraceus cultivar Zhongwan6 chromosome 7, CAAS_Psat_ZW6_1.0, whole genome shotgun sequence harbors:
- the LOC127108320 gene encoding VQ motif-containing protein 4 encodes MDSNNNLKSPRNGSSLPSPRYSQSSSSSTNSNIINNETVLNLPKPITRSEPGSPYPTTFVQADPSSFKQVVQMLTGSAETAKQTSSNSTNNNNNIRNHIPPIKTIPNKPNQSGFKLYERRNSLKNLKLNPLSPVFSSNNSNPSGFSPRNSDVLSPSILDFPALVLSPVTPLIPDPFNRNTVTGGGGGSGYRCGNASPSPSPSPKPVLNTEAEEKAIKEKGFFLHPSPGNTPRDSELRLLPLFPTTSPRASGPSSSSTSST; translated from the coding sequence ATGGATTCCAACAACAACCTCAAATCTCCAAGAAACGGTTCTTCTCTTCCTTCACCACGCTATAGCCAGAGTTCTAGTAGCAGCACCAACAGTAACATCATCAACAATGAAACGGTTTTGAACCTACCAAAACCCATAACCAGATCCGAACCGGGTAGCCCGTACCCGACAACATTTGTTCAAGCTGACCCATCTTCATTCAAACAGGTTGTTCAAATGTTAACTGGATCCGCTGAAACAGCAAAACAAACCTCTTCCAATTCCAccaacaataacaacaacataagAAACCATATTCCACCCATCAAAACCATACCTAATAAACCGAACCAATCTGGTTTCAAACTCTATGAACGAAGAAACTCTCTCAAGAATCTTAAACTCAACCCTCTGTCACCTGTTTTCTCTTCAAATAATTCAAACCCTTCTGGTTTCTCTCCTCGTAACTCTGATGTTCTGTCACCAAGCATCCTCGATTTTCCTGCACTTGTTCTCAGTCCTGTTACTCCTCTTATACCCGACCCGTTTAACAGAAACACCGTCACCGGTGGTGGTGGTGGAAGCGGTTACCGATGCGGGAATGCGAGTCCAAGTCCGAGTCCGAGTCCGAAACCGGTTTTGAACACTGAAGCTGAAGAAAAAGCTATCAAAGAAAAAGGGTTTTTCTTACACCCTTCACCTGGAAACACTCCAAGAGACTCTGAACTTCGTTTGCTTCCTCTGTTTCCGACTACTTCTCCTAGAGCTTCGggtccttcttcttcttctacttcgaGTACTTga